The following coding sequences are from one Culex quinquefasciatus strain JHB chromosome 1, VPISU_Cqui_1.0_pri_paternal, whole genome shotgun sequence window:
- the LOC6053042 gene encoding cytochrome P450 4c3 isoform X1 yields the protein MKSIVSVNLLDVHLVAAKIANLLSVLSPVTTVILVMIVGAYVTYRKRLAKLEYHINKLPGPYSLPLIGNGLQVSLGSKDDFLDRVVSAQKMYGRRIGLSRAWNGPFPYVLISKASAAEPILSNPRQVEKSADYDFLKPWLGNGLLTSPASIWHPRRKTLTPAFHFKILSDFIPIFHRNALILAEKLEEQLGNRTGFDVVPLTTLCALDVFCETAMGIPVNAQRNSDSEYVRAHQLIGKIIRNRVQKFWLQPDVIFKLTDEYRKHQECLQVLHSFSDRVIRDRHESLLKRRQTTDLNNNNADDDQPFRRKQLAFLDLLIEGSLDGNGLTLLDVREEVDTFVIGGHDTTAAAMAWLLLLLGTDQTIQDRCFAEIDQIMGGDRDRMPTMQELNEMKYLELCLKETLRLYPSIPMIARKLAEDVKIHNQYTIPAGTNVMIVVYQLHRDPAVFPNPDKFNPDNFLPENSAGRHPYAYIPFSAGARNCIGQKFAVLEEKTVLSTILRKFRIEAIERREDVSLLGDLVLRPRDGLRIRVSRRV from the exons atgaaatcaatCGTGAGTGTCAACCTGCTGGATGTCCACCTGGTGGCGGCCAAGATCGCAAATCTGCTCAGCGTGCTGTCGCCGGTCACCACGGTCATTCTGGTGATGATCGTTGGAGCGTATGTCACCTACCGGAAGCGGCTAGCAAAGCTGGAGTACCACATCAACAAGCTGCCGGGACCGTACAGTCTGCCACTGATTGGGAACGGGCTGCAGGTCAGCCTGGGCAGCAAGGATG ATTTCCTCGACCGCGTGGTCAGCGCCCAGAAGATGTACGGCCGCCGGATCGGGCTCAGCCGGGCGTGGAACGGCCCCTTCCCGTACGTGCTGATCTCCAAAGCGAGCGCCGCCGAG CCCATCTTGAGCAATCCTCGCCAGGTGGAGAAGAGCGCCGACTACGACTTCCTGAAGCCCTGGCTGGGCAACGGGCTGCTCACGTCTCCGGCCAGCATTTGGCACCCGCGACGTAAAACGCTTACGCCAGCGTTCCACTTTAAGATCCTGTCCGATTTCATCCCCATCTTCCACCGGAACGCGCTGATACTGGCCGAGAAGCTGGAGGAACAGCTTGGAAATCGGACCGGCTTCGACGTGGTCCCGTTGACCACGCTGTGCGCGCTGGACGTCTTTTGTG AAACCGCCATGGGAATCCCCGTCAACGCCCAGCGCAACTCCGACTCGGAATACGTTCGAGCCCACCAGCT AATCGGCAAGATCATCCGCAACCGCGTCCAAAAGTTCTGGCTCCAGCCGGACGTGATCTTCAAGCTGACCGACGAATACCGCAAGCACCAGGAGTGTCTCCAAGTTCTGCACTCCTTCTCCGATCGCGTCATCCGCGATCGCCACGAATCCCTTCTCAAACGCCGTCAAACCACCGATCTGAACAACAACAACGCCGACGACGATCAACCCTTCCGCCGGAAGCAGCTGGCCTTCCTCGATCTGCTGATCGAGGGATCGCTCGACGGCAACGGGCTTACCCTGCTGGACGTCCGCGAGGAGGTGGACACGTTCGTGATCGGCGGCCACGACACGACGGCCGCAGCGATGGCCTGGCTGCTGCTCCTACTCGGAACCGACCAGACAATCCAGGATCGCTGCTTCGCCGAGATCGACCAGATTATGGGCGGCGATCGCGATCGCATGCCCACCATGCAGGAACTCAACGAGATGAAGTACCTGGAGCTGTGCCTTAAGGAAACCCTGCGGCTGTACCCGAGTATCCCGATGATCGCGAGGAAGCTCGCGGAGGACGTCAAGATCCACAACCAGTACACGATCCCCGCGGGGACGAACGTTATGATCGTGGTCTACCAGCTGCATCGCGATCCCGCGGTCTTCCCGAACCCCGACAAGTTCAACCCGGACAACTTCCTGCCGGAGAACTCGGCCGGACGGCATCCGTACGCATACATTCCGTTCAGTGCCGGTGCGAGGAACTGTATTGGGCAGAAGTTTGCGGTGTTGGAGGAGAAGACGGTGCTGTCGACTATTTTGAGGAAGTTTCGGATTGAGGCGATCGAGCGACGGGAGGATGTGAGCTTGCTGGGGGATTTGGTGCTGAGGCCACGGGATGGGTTGAGGATAAGGGTTAGTCGGAGGGTGTAG
- the LOC6053042 gene encoding cytochrome P450 4c3 isoform X2, translating to MYGRRIGLSRAWNGPFPYVLISKASAAEPILSNPRQVEKSADYDFLKPWLGNGLLTSPASIWHPRRKTLTPAFHFKILSDFIPIFHRNALILAEKLEEQLGNRTGFDVVPLTTLCALDVFCETAMGIPVNAQRNSDSEYVRAHQLIGKIIRNRVQKFWLQPDVIFKLTDEYRKHQECLQVLHSFSDRVIRDRHESLLKRRQTTDLNNNNADDDQPFRRKQLAFLDLLIEGSLDGNGLTLLDVREEVDTFVIGGHDTTAAAMAWLLLLLGTDQTIQDRCFAEIDQIMGGDRDRMPTMQELNEMKYLELCLKETLRLYPSIPMIARKLAEDVKIHNQYTIPAGTNVMIVVYQLHRDPAVFPNPDKFNPDNFLPENSAGRHPYAYIPFSAGARNCIGQKFAVLEEKTVLSTILRKFRIEAIERREDVSLLGDLVLRPRDGLRIRVSRRV from the exons ATGTACGGCCGCCGGATCGGGCTCAGCCGGGCGTGGAACGGCCCCTTCCCGTACGTGCTGATCTCCAAAGCGAGCGCCGCCGAG CCCATCTTGAGCAATCCTCGCCAGGTGGAGAAGAGCGCCGACTACGACTTCCTGAAGCCCTGGCTGGGCAACGGGCTGCTCACGTCTCCGGCCAGCATTTGGCACCCGCGACGTAAAACGCTTACGCCAGCGTTCCACTTTAAGATCCTGTCCGATTTCATCCCCATCTTCCACCGGAACGCGCTGATACTGGCCGAGAAGCTGGAGGAACAGCTTGGAAATCGGACCGGCTTCGACGTGGTCCCGTTGACCACGCTGTGCGCGCTGGACGTCTTTTGTG AAACCGCCATGGGAATCCCCGTCAACGCCCAGCGCAACTCCGACTCGGAATACGTTCGAGCCCACCAGCT AATCGGCAAGATCATCCGCAACCGCGTCCAAAAGTTCTGGCTCCAGCCGGACGTGATCTTCAAGCTGACCGACGAATACCGCAAGCACCAGGAGTGTCTCCAAGTTCTGCACTCCTTCTCCGATCGCGTCATCCGCGATCGCCACGAATCCCTTCTCAAACGCCGTCAAACCACCGATCTGAACAACAACAACGCCGACGACGATCAACCCTTCCGCCGGAAGCAGCTGGCCTTCCTCGATCTGCTGATCGAGGGATCGCTCGACGGCAACGGGCTTACCCTGCTGGACGTCCGCGAGGAGGTGGACACGTTCGTGATCGGCGGCCACGACACGACGGCCGCAGCGATGGCCTGGCTGCTGCTCCTACTCGGAACCGACCAGACAATCCAGGATCGCTGCTTCGCCGAGATCGACCAGATTATGGGCGGCGATCGCGATCGCATGCCCACCATGCAGGAACTCAACGAGATGAAGTACCTGGAGCTGTGCCTTAAGGAAACCCTGCGGCTGTACCCGAGTATCCCGATGATCGCGAGGAAGCTCGCGGAGGACGTCAAGATCCACAACCAGTACACGATCCCCGCGGGGACGAACGTTATGATCGTGGTCTACCAGCTGCATCGCGATCCCGCGGTCTTCCCGAACCCCGACAAGTTCAACCCGGACAACTTCCTGCCGGAGAACTCGGCCGGACGGCATCCGTACGCATACATTCCGTTCAGTGCCGGTGCGAGGAACTGTATTGGGCAGAAGTTTGCGGTGTTGGAGGAGAAGACGGTGCTGTCGACTATTTTGAGGAAGTTTCGGATTGAGGCGATCGAGCGACGGGAGGATGTGAGCTTGCTGGGGGATTTGGTGCTGAGGCCACGGGATGGGTTGAGGATAAGGGTTAGTCGGAGGGTGTAG